One Rhizobiales bacterium GAS188 DNA window includes the following coding sequences:
- a CDS encoding carbohydrate ABC transporter ATP-binding protein, CUT1 family: MARLTVNAVSKTYGDAKVLEDVSIDVHDGEFLAVLGPSGCGKTTLLRLIAGFERLSRGSIDIAGRTMSSLGTHVPPEERQVGIVFQSYALWPHMTVADNVGYSLRVARTAATEIRKKVTEALSVVGLSGFENRAPAQLSGGQRQRVALARCLVQAPKLVLLDEPLANLDVHLRASMQDEFAEFHRRTGSTMIYVTHDQAEAMALADRIAVMHDGMLVQLATPVELHNRPATEMIARFIGGGSVVDAEMRTSGTDGHCVVRVLGADFQARCGTRQPAGETVKLALYPGALKISGPDEPGIACRIIRALYQGGGYRVELAPEAAPKARLVMQMAESAQPTEGEAIRIAICDSWIIPGA, translated from the coding sequence ATGGCGCGACTGACCGTCAACGCCGTTTCCAAGACCTATGGGGACGCAAAGGTGCTCGAGGACGTCTCGATCGATGTCCATGACGGGGAATTCCTCGCGGTGCTGGGCCCTTCCGGTTGCGGCAAGACGACGCTGCTGCGGCTGATCGCCGGATTCGAGCGCCTTTCACGAGGCAGCATCGACATCGCCGGACGCACCATGTCGTCCCTCGGCACCCATGTGCCGCCCGAGGAACGGCAGGTCGGCATCGTCTTTCAGTCCTACGCGCTGTGGCCGCATATGACGGTCGCAGACAATGTCGGATATTCCCTGCGGGTTGCCCGCACGGCAGCTACCGAAATCCGCAAGAAGGTGACCGAGGCGCTCTCGGTCGTCGGACTCTCGGGTTTCGAGAATCGGGCACCAGCTCAGCTCTCCGGCGGCCAGCGGCAGCGCGTCGCGCTGGCCCGTTGCCTCGTCCAGGCACCGAAGCTGGTGCTCTTGGACGAACCTCTCGCCAATCTCGACGTCCACCTGCGCGCCTCGATGCAAGACGAGTTCGCCGAGTTTCACCGACGCACCGGCAGCACCATGATCTACGTCACGCATGATCAGGCGGAAGCGATGGCGCTCGCCGACCGCATCGCCGTGATGCATGATGGCATGCTTGTGCAGCTTGCGACGCCGGTGGAGCTTCACAACAGGCCTGCGACCGAGATGATCGCGCGCTTCATCGGCGGGGGAAGTGTCGTCGATGCGGAGATGCGGACGAGCGGGACGGATGGGCACTGCGTCGTTCGCGTGCTCGGCGCGGATTTTCAGGCGCGTTGCGGCACGCGTCAGCCGGCGGGAGAAACCGTGAAGCTTGCGCTGTATCCCGGCGCCCTGAAGATCAGCGGGCCCGACGAGCCCGGCATCGCATGCCGGATTATCCGCGCCTTGTACCAAGGCGGGGGCTATCGCGTGGAGCTGGCGCCGGAAGCAGCGCCGAAAGCCCGCCTGGTCATGCAAATGGCCGAATCGGCGCAGCCGACCGAAGGCGAAGCCATCCGCATCGCGATCTGCGACAGTTGGATCATTCCCGGCGCATAG